The segment TCAGTTGGAACGCAAGTCCGAAAACTAAACGAAAGAAAACCAAAAAGCCCGCGGACGTCGAGCTGGATGGTTCTAAAAAAACCAGACGTTCTTGCGGCGTTGCAAAACTGTTGGCCGCAGCAAAGTTCGCTTCTTCGCGCTGTCAATTCACCGACGGATCGATCGGCCGAACGTTGCCCAAATGCGGTTTTAGCACGTCGTGCCCAACGTGTTCGCAGACTCTTCGCCAAAGCTGATCGCTTTCTCCGAACACGTGCTCAGTATGCGATTCCAGCGTAAGCCATCCGCCATGTTCAACTTCAGTATCCAGTTGATTCGGGCCCCAGCCTGAGTATCCGCTGAAGATGCGGAACGGTACCGCGTCTTGCATCACCAGTCGATGAAGCGACTCGCGATGCATTGTCAGATGAACGCCCGGGATGATCTCCCGTTCCGATACTTCGGCAAGTTGGTGCAAAGCAATCAAGGGCCCGTCAACCGGACCGCCGCGGTTCACCGGATGGTCGCACTCACATTCTGCGTCAGAAATTTCGTCCCAAACCGCAGCCACGGTCGTTGTCGTTGGCTGGTTCAGAATCACCCCGGTAGCACCCTGATCGGTGTGCTGCATCAGAAAGATGACGGTCCGCAAAAAGTTCGGATCCAGGAGATCCGGTGTCGCGATTAGCAATTTACCAGCAAGGCTATCCATGATGTTCCTGATGATTGCGGGCGTCCCGATCGACCCTGTGCCGTCAGTACGCTCTGTCCGTTTTCCGCCCCGTTTTATTCCCTCATCCCGCTTGTTCCCTCATTGTAGTTTGACGGCTCGGCCAAAAAAGCGGCCATTTGACAAAACTGGAGCAACCGCAACCCAAAGCTGACTTGGCCGCATTTTCACCGTGCGATGTGGGCTGTTCGGCTGGTTCGATCCCCATATTTGGGTGCGTTTGAGTCGATTCAGAAGACCTGTGTACCCTTATTTCGCATTCCATCGATCATCGCGGCACATTGGCGCTGCTTCCGATCGATTCGGCATTCCGAAAATTGGCTTGCTGAGCTCCGACTGCACCATCGTTCCCGCTTTTTCGGAATTCAGTTGCCTTATGGCTAATCCGCTCGGCATTTCACGCCGATTACCGTTTGACCGCTCGCGTTTTTTGGCTAGAATCTGCGGTTCTTCGAATATTGCGAGTACGTAAGAACCCTTAACTACGGCAGTTGCCGCCAGTCCCATGAAACCTGATATCCATCCAGAATACCGACCTGTTGTCTTCAAAGATTCCAAGGCCGATTTTGCAATTCTGACTTCGTCAACGATCAAGACGAAAGACACGATTCAATGGGAAGATGGAAACGAGTACCCTTGCTATTTCGTCGACATCTCTTCGGGCTCGCATCCGTTTTACACCGGAAAGCAACAGTTCGTTGACACTCTTGGCCGCGTTGAGAAATTCAAAGCCAAGTTCGCCGGAAAGTACGGCAAGAAAAAAGATAAGAAGTAGCCCAGCTGGCTGTAGTCCGTCCGACCGGTTGCAGGCAATGTTGACTTGAAGAAAAAGCCATCGCTGGTATTCCGGCGATGGCTTTCTTCATTGCTATTTGCCCTGTAGCAGCG is part of the Mariniblastus fucicola genome and harbors:
- a CDS encoding YqgE/AlgH family protein produces the protein MDSLAGKLLIATPDLLDPNFLRTVIFLMQHTDQGATGVILNQPTTTTVAAVWDEISDAECECDHPVNRGGPVDGPLIALHQLAEVSEREIIPGVHLTMHRESLHRLVMQDAVPFRIFSGYSGWGPNQLDTEVEHGGWLTLESHTEHVFGESDQLWRRVCEHVGHDVLKPHLGNVRPIDPSVN
- a CDS encoding type B 50S ribosomal protein L31; the encoded protein is MKPDIHPEYRPVVFKDSKADFAILTSSTIKTKDTIQWEDGNEYPCYFVDISSGSHPFYTGKQQFVDTLGRVEKFKAKFAGKYGKKKDKK